AATCACTGCATCGAGACGAGGCGCGCGACGTAGACGAGACTGAGTCGGTGGTCGTCGGCGGTGCCGCCGCGAGGTTCCTCGGCGGGACTCTCGAGGCCGAGCAGGTAGTCGTTGAGGTCGGCGGCGACGTTTTCGGTGAGCCAGCCGACCGACTCGTAGAACTGGATCGCCTCGCTCGTGCCCTGGTAGCCGAAGTTCGTCAGCAGGAACTCGAGCCACTCGAAGACGACGTACTCCGCGCCGTAGCTCTCGGGGAGCGCGTCGAGGTACGGCTTCGTCAGATCGTCGGCGCCCGCCTCCAGCGGGAGCAGTTCGCGGTAGAGGCCGTCCTGAAACCGGTCTCTGGCGTCGGTCTCCGGTTCGAGACTGCCCCAGCCGTTGCCTTCCGGCCGGGCGCCGTCGTCGCCGTCGCTC
Above is a genomic segment from Halorientalis sp. LT38 containing:
- a CDS encoding FlaD/FlaE family flagellar protein; translated protein: MTINPRDYDLDELRKMARERGDGPRQSGGDGGDARTPPTSDGDDGARPEGNGWGSLEPETDARDRFQDGLYRELLPLEAGADDLTKPYLDALPESYGAEYVVFEWLEFLLTNFGYQGTSEAIQFYESVGWLTENVAADLNDYLLGLESPAEEPRGGTADDHRLSLVYVARLVSMQ